A portion of the Falco naumanni isolate bFalNau1 chromosome 9, bFalNau1.pat, whole genome shotgun sequence genome contains these proteins:
- the GFI1B gene encoding zinc finger protein Gfi-1b isoform X1, protein MPRSFLVKSKKAHTYHQHRFVEDDLPILTWDPITSPFTAIGDKTPEDIKKQDLECMVPKQEKDPSELKEESVPVQYLSRMLPGPSAQEMAIPGLQIKDCTNTTSTPTFYKTGFSWDAFHLPYSYQQMSSTMQSALLEHPVSLYRSHLLPSTEPPLDYSIHYSSDMETYHCMKCNKVFSTPHGLEVHVRRSHSGTRPFACEVCGKTFGHAVSLEQHTNIHSQERSFECKMCGKTFKRSSTLSTHLLIHSDTRPYPCQYCGKRFHQKSDMKKHTYIHTGEKPHKCQVCGKAFSQSSNLITHSRKHTGFKPFSCELCAKGFQRKVDLRRHRETQHSLK, encoded by the exons ATGCCACGTTCCTTTTTGGTGAAGAGCAAAAAGGCTCATACCTATCACCAACATCGCTTTGTGGAAGATGACCTGCCTATACTCACATGGGATCCAATAACCTCTCCCTTCACTG CCATAGGAGACAAGACACCAGAGGACATCAAGAAACAGGACCTAGAATGCATGGttccaaaacaagaaaaggacCCATCTGAACTGAAGGAAGAAAGTGTCCCTGTCCAGTACCTGAGCAGGATGCTGCCAGGCCCTTCAGCTCAAG AGATGGCCATCCCAGGTCTGCAGATCAAAGACTGCACTAACACGACAAGCACCCCTACCTTCTACAAAACCGGCTTTTCTTGGGATGCTTTCCATTTGCCATACAGCTACCAACAGATGTCTTCCACCATGCAGTCAGCCCTCTTGGAGCACCCAGTTAGCCTGTACAGAAGCCATCTCCTGCCAAGCACCGAGCCCCCTCTGGATTACAGCATCCATTACTCCTCAGACATGGAGACCTACCACTGCATGAAGTGCAACAAG gTATTCTCCACTCCCCACGGACTGGAGGTCCATGTCCGAAGGTCCCACAGTGGGACCCGTCCCTTTGCTTGTGAAGTATGTGGCAAAACCTTTGGACACGCTGTAAGCCTGGAGCAGCACACCAACATTCACTCCCAG GAAAGAAGTTTTGAGTGCAAGATGTGTGGGAAGACATTCAAACGTTCCTCCACCCTCTCCACTCATCTCCTGATCCATTCAGACACACGGCCCTATCCCTGCCAGTACTGCGGCAAGCGCTTCCACCAGAAGTCAGATATGAAGAAACACACTTACATCCATACTG GGGAGAAGCCCCACAAATGCCAGGTCTGCGGCAAAGCCTTCAGCCAGAGCTCTAACCTCATCACTCACAGCCGCAAGCACACCGGCTTCAAGCCCTTCAGCTGTGAGCTCTGTGCCAAGGGCTTCCAGCGCAAGGTGGACCTACGGAGGCACCGAGAGACCCAGCACAGTCTCAAGTGA
- the GFI1B gene encoding zinc finger protein Gfi-1b isoform X2 codes for MVPKQEKDPSELKEESVPVQYLSRMLPGPSAQEMAIPGLQIKDCTNTTSTPTFYKTGFSWDAFHLPYSYQQMSSTMQSALLEHPVSLYRSHLLPSTEPPLDYSIHYSSDMETYHCMKCNKVFSTPHGLEVHVRRSHSGTRPFACEVCGKTFGHAVSLEQHTNIHSQERSFECKMCGKTFKRSSTLSTHLLIHSDTRPYPCQYCGKRFHQKSDMKKHTYIHTGEKPHKCQVCGKAFSQSSNLITHSRKHTGFKPFSCELCAKGFQRKVDLRRHRETQHSLK; via the exons ATGGttccaaaacaagaaaaggacCCATCTGAACTGAAGGAAGAAAGTGTCCCTGTCCAGTACCTGAGCAGGATGCTGCCAGGCCCTTCAGCTCAAG AGATGGCCATCCCAGGTCTGCAGATCAAAGACTGCACTAACACGACAAGCACCCCTACCTTCTACAAAACCGGCTTTTCTTGGGATGCTTTCCATTTGCCATACAGCTACCAACAGATGTCTTCCACCATGCAGTCAGCCCTCTTGGAGCACCCAGTTAGCCTGTACAGAAGCCATCTCCTGCCAAGCACCGAGCCCCCTCTGGATTACAGCATCCATTACTCCTCAGACATGGAGACCTACCACTGCATGAAGTGCAACAAG gTATTCTCCACTCCCCACGGACTGGAGGTCCATGTCCGAAGGTCCCACAGTGGGACCCGTCCCTTTGCTTGTGAAGTATGTGGCAAAACCTTTGGACACGCTGTAAGCCTGGAGCAGCACACCAACATTCACTCCCAG GAAAGAAGTTTTGAGTGCAAGATGTGTGGGAAGACATTCAAACGTTCCTCCACCCTCTCCACTCATCTCCTGATCCATTCAGACACACGGCCCTATCCCTGCCAGTACTGCGGCAAGCGCTTCCACCAGAAGTCAGATATGAAGAAACACACTTACATCCATACTG GGGAGAAGCCCCACAAATGCCAGGTCTGCGGCAAAGCCTTCAGCCAGAGCTCTAACCTCATCACTCACAGCCGCAAGCACACCGGCTTCAAGCCCTTCAGCTGTGAGCTCTGTGCCAAGGGCTTCCAGCGCAAGGTGGACCTACGGAGGCACCGAGAGACCCAGCACAGTCTCAAGTGA